A genomic stretch from Megachile rotundata isolate GNS110a chromosome 1, iyMegRotu1, whole genome shotgun sequence includes:
- the LOC100882947 gene encoding uncharacterized protein LOC100882947 isoform X3 — MRRRQKFFKLNMNNCGQILYNKVRNLHSDLSSIVTPEILEQVYNENLVHPFLKWFCDNVYHFNIVSNENIQLNLDLRLDEDLENEESLLDKECIELHKAYKECSAIVQKFDENNHKFFKEVECLLNVYTDASENKGALLLWTQMPLKLFIKKIELYNHYLNVYIEQQFKDVHEEKETTDSNYVSLINNSKEKCIDNERLLELLVCKKSLTKAKVKEILAKVQKDSYIAMLNHVQNIYNLGNLKAPSHYELRTEISKLIKKRDFLEENVSVLQEHQLTEIVQQFTEQEITKLLKQNADTRLEKTKLQLEKHKNLLCVAREHGHVYTDLLCMLMQMQFHRLKNVSEFIIDAYHYLKTEYKLSSTRIESMQQQQSDYSKTMTSSPEEHNSFNQFFVSMICNGDITCPLNFALHRYNKVIDKNKEKKQLILKHYLNSKIYKLEALENEAILQYIHEVQKGCTYTFKPISYEIESCYSEASDNLEKIQADVIKIRNQMKERLKADVSFVRERSILWQRFLIDPDTLKKIYKETEVTANKSCFAKI; from the exons ATGCGCAGACGTCAAAAGTTTTTTAAA CTGAACATGAACAACTGCGGTCAAATTCTTTACAACAAGGTTCGAAACTTGCATTCGGACCTTTCTAGCATTGTAACACCAGAAATATTAGAACAAGTATACAATGAAAATTTAGTACATCCGTTTCTGAAATGGTTTTGTGATAATGTGTATCACTTCAATATTGTTTCAAACGAAAATATTCAACt aaatttagatttgAGATTAGATGAGGATCTGGAAAATGAAGAATCTCTTTTAGATAAAGAATGTATTGAACTACACAAGGCATATAAAGAATGTTCTGCAATTGtgcaaaaatttgatgaaaataatCACAAATTCTTTAAAGAAGTTGAATGTCTATTAAATGTATATACAGATGCTTCTGAAAAT AAAGGTGCATTGCTGTTATGGACTCAGATGCCATTAAAGctttttattaagaaaatagaattatataatcattatttaaatgtttacatAGAACAGCAATTTAAAGATGTacacgaagaaaaagaaacaactGATTCCAATTATGTTTCCTTAATTAATAATAGCAAAGAAAAATGCATAGATAATGAAAGATTGCTTGAACTGTTAGTTTGTAAAAAaag CTTAACTAAAGCaaaagtaaaagaaattttagCTAAAGTACAGAAAGATTCATATATAGCAATGTTAAATCacgtacaaaatatatataatttgggaaatttaaaagcaCCAAGTCATTATGAATTGAG aacagaaatttcaaaattaattaaaaagagaGATTTCTTAGAAGAAAATGTTTCTGTGTTACAAGAGCATCAATTGACAGAAATAGTACAACAGTTTACAGAGCAAGAAATAACTAAACTATTAAAACAAAATGCTGATACGAGGCTTGAAAAAACAAAACTACAATTAGAAaagcataaaaatttattatgtgtTGCACGAGAACATGGTCATGTTTACACAGATTTATTATGCATGTTAATGCAAATGCAATTTCACCGTTTGAAAAATGTCTCAGAATTTATAATTGATGCTTACCATTATCTAAAAACCGAATATAAATTGTCATCTACAAGAATT GAAAGTATGCAACAACAACAAAGTGACTATTCTAAAACTATGACATCATCTCCAGAGGAACATAAttcatttaatcaattttttgtttCGATGATATGTAATGGTGATATCACATGTCCACTAAATTTTGCATTACATAGATATAACAAAGTCatagataaaaataaagaaaaaaagcaattaattctaaaacattatttaaattctAAGATTTACAAATTGGAAGCAtt GGAAAATGAAGCAATTCTACAGTACATACATGAAGTTCAGAAGGGATGTACATATACGTTTAAACCAATTTCTTATGAAATTGAATCTTGTTACAGTGAAGCATCTGACAATTTAGAAAAGATACAAGccgatgtaataaaaataagaaatcaaATGAAAGAACGATTG AAAGCAGATGTAAGTTTTGTACGAGAAAGAAGTATTCTGTGGCAACGATTTTTAATTGATCCAGATAcattaaagaaaatatataaagaGACAGAAGTAACTGCTAATAAATCATGTTTtgcaaagatttaa
- the LOC100883056 gene encoding NFU1 iron-sulfur cluster scaffold homolog, mitochondrial → MMDKILTNMLCITRRLTCRSCVTFQPLKKINNYTLRMYTNYNNRLQRPCFSTSIPNFNVIQKRQMFIQTQDTPNPNSLKFIPGVEVLQPGQTKDFPHVSDAYCSPLAKMIFRIEGVKSVFFGPDFITVTKIDEDVEWKLLKPEIFAVIMDFFASGLPVLNDDQPATIAHSDDDSEIVQMIKELLDTRIRPTVQEDGGDIVFMGFEEGIVKLKMQGSCTSCPSSVVTLRNGVQNMMQFYIPEVLGVVQVEDETDQIAKKEFEKFEEKIKKSENNENK, encoded by the exons ATGATGGATAAAATTTTGACCAATATGTTATGCATAACTCGACGTTTAACATGTAGATCCTGTGTAACATTTCAACCTTTAAA aaaaataaacaattataccttacgtatgtatacaaattataataatcgCTTGCAAAGACCATGTTTTTCTACTTCCATACCAAACTTTAATGTTATACAAAAACGTCAAATGTTTATTCAAACACAAGATACACCAAATCCCAATAGTTTAAAGTTTATACCCGGTGTTGAAGTGCTTCAGCCAGGTCAAACTAAAGATTTTCCGCATGTTTCTGATGCATACTGTTCACCTCTTGCAAAAATGATATTTCGTATTGAAGGTGTTAAATCTGTATTTTTTGGACCTGACTTTATTACAGTAACAAAAATAGATGAAGATGTTGAATGGAAATTATTGAAACCAGAAATATTTGCAGTTATTATGGATTTTTTTGCATCTGGTTTACCTGTTTTAAATGATGACCAGCCTGCAACAATTGCTC acAGTGATGATGACAGCGAAATAGTACAAATGATAAAAGAATTATTAGACACGCGCATACGACCAACGGTACAGGAAGATGGAGGTGATATTGTATTCATG GGTTTCGAAGAAGgtatagtaaaattaaaaatgcaagGTTCTTGTACAAGTTGTCCGAGTTCTGTGGTTACTTTAAGAAATGGAGTCCAAAACATGATGCAATTTTACATCCCAGAAGTTCTTGGAGTAGTGCAAGTAGAAGATGAAACTGATCAAATAGCTaagaaagaatttgaaaaatttgaagaaaaaattaaaaagtctgaaaataatgaaaacaaaTAG
- the LOC100882947 gene encoding HAUS augmin-like complex subunit 3 isoform X2 yields MRRRQKFFKLNMNNCGQILYNKVRNLHSDLSSIVTPEILEQVYNENLVHPFLKWFCDNVYHFNIVSNENIQLKSRLQETNEWLESTELDNALKELTTSCPDLLKTTSFDTVDIDGLFTELEIVNNLYKEDETYIYTLQNGIENLKNLDLRLDEDLENEESLLDKECIELHKAYKECSAIVQKFDENNHKFFKEVECLLNVYTDASENKGALLLWTQMPLKLFIKKIELYNHYLNVYIEQQFKDVHEEKETTDSNYVSLINNSKEKCIDNERLLELLTKAKVKEILAKVQKDSYIAMLNHVQNIYNLGNLKAPSHYELRTEISKLIKKRDFLEENVSVLQEHQLTEIVQQFTEQEITKLLKQNADTRLEKTKLQLEKHKNLLCVAREHGHVYTDLLCMLMQMQFHRLKNVSEFIIDAYHYLKTEYKLSSTRIESMQQQQSDYSKTMTSSPEEHNSFNQFFVSMICNGDITCPLNFALHRYNKVIDKNKEKKQLILKHYLNSKIYKLEALENEAILQYIHEVQKGCTYTFKPISYEIESCYSEASDNLEKIQADVIKIRNQMKERLKADVSFVRERSILWQRFLIDPDTLKKIYKETEVTANKSCFAKI; encoded by the exons ATGCGCAGACGTCAAAAGTTTTTTAAA CTGAACATGAACAACTGCGGTCAAATTCTTTACAACAAGGTTCGAAACTTGCATTCGGACCTTTCTAGCATTGTAACACCAGAAATATTAGAACAAGTATACAATGAAAATTTAGTACATCCGTTTCTGAAATGGTTTTGTGATAATGTGTATCACTTCAATATTGTTTCAAACGAAAATATTCAACt AAAAAGTAGACTACAAGAAACAAACGAATGGTTAGAAAGTACTGAGTTAGATAATGCATTAAAGGAACTTACTACAAGCTGTCCTGATTTATTAAAAACTACTTCTTTCGATACTGTAGATATAGACGGATTGTTTACAGAACTTGAAAtagttaataatttgtataaagaaGATGAAACTTATATTTATACCTTGCAAaatggaattgagaatttaaa aaatttagatttgAGATTAGATGAGGATCTGGAAAATGAAGAATCTCTTTTAGATAAAGAATGTATTGAACTACACAAGGCATATAAAGAATGTTCTGCAATTGtgcaaaaatttgatgaaaataatCACAAATTCTTTAAAGAAGTTGAATGTCTATTAAATGTATATACAGATGCTTCTGAAAAT AAAGGTGCATTGCTGTTATGGACTCAGATGCCATTAAAGctttttattaagaaaatagaattatataatcattatttaaatgtttacatAGAACAGCAATTTAAAGATGTacacgaagaaaaagaaacaactGATTCCAATTATGTTTCCTTAATTAATAATAGCAAAGAAAAATGCATAGATAATGAAAGATTGCTTGAACT CTTAACTAAAGCaaaagtaaaagaaattttagCTAAAGTACAGAAAGATTCATATATAGCAATGTTAAATCacgtacaaaatatatataatttgggaaatttaaaagcaCCAAGTCATTATGAATTGAG aacagaaatttcaaaattaattaaaaagagaGATTTCTTAGAAGAAAATGTTTCTGTGTTACAAGAGCATCAATTGACAGAAATAGTACAACAGTTTACAGAGCAAGAAATAACTAAACTATTAAAACAAAATGCTGATACGAGGCTTGAAAAAACAAAACTACAATTAGAAaagcataaaaatttattatgtgtTGCACGAGAACATGGTCATGTTTACACAGATTTATTATGCATGTTAATGCAAATGCAATTTCACCGTTTGAAAAATGTCTCAGAATTTATAATTGATGCTTACCATTATCTAAAAACCGAATATAAATTGTCATCTACAAGAATT GAAAGTATGCAACAACAACAAAGTGACTATTCTAAAACTATGACATCATCTCCAGAGGAACATAAttcatttaatcaattttttgtttCGATGATATGTAATGGTGATATCACATGTCCACTAAATTTTGCATTACATAGATATAACAAAGTCatagataaaaataaagaaaaaaagcaattaattctaaaacattatttaaattctAAGATTTACAAATTGGAAGCAtt GGAAAATGAAGCAATTCTACAGTACATACATGAAGTTCAGAAGGGATGTACATATACGTTTAAACCAATTTCTTATGAAATTGAATCTTGTTACAGTGAAGCATCTGACAATTTAGAAAAGATACAAGccgatgtaataaaaataagaaatcaaATGAAAGAACGATTG AAAGCAGATGTAAGTTTTGTACGAGAAAGAAGTATTCTGTGGCAACGATTTTTAATTGATCCAGATAcattaaagaaaatatataaagaGACAGAAGTAACTGCTAATAAATCATGTTTtgcaaagatttaa
- the LOC100882947 gene encoding augmin complex subunit dgt3 isoform X1 — translation MRRRQKFFKLNMNNCGQILYNKVRNLHSDLSSIVTPEILEQVYNENLVHPFLKWFCDNVYHFNIVSNENIQLKSRLQETNEWLESTELDNALKELTTSCPDLLKTTSFDTVDIDGLFTELEIVNNLYKEDETYIYTLQNGIENLKNLDLRLDEDLENEESLLDKECIELHKAYKECSAIVQKFDENNHKFFKEVECLLNVYTDASENKGALLLWTQMPLKLFIKKIELYNHYLNVYIEQQFKDVHEEKETTDSNYVSLINNSKEKCIDNERLLELLVCKKSLTKAKVKEILAKVQKDSYIAMLNHVQNIYNLGNLKAPSHYELRTEISKLIKKRDFLEENVSVLQEHQLTEIVQQFTEQEITKLLKQNADTRLEKTKLQLEKHKNLLCVAREHGHVYTDLLCMLMQMQFHRLKNVSEFIIDAYHYLKTEYKLSSTRIESMQQQQSDYSKTMTSSPEEHNSFNQFFVSMICNGDITCPLNFALHRYNKVIDKNKEKKQLILKHYLNSKIYKLEALENEAILQYIHEVQKGCTYTFKPISYEIESCYSEASDNLEKIQADVIKIRNQMKERLKADVSFVRERSILWQRFLIDPDTLKKIYKETEVTANKSCFAKI, via the exons ATGCGCAGACGTCAAAAGTTTTTTAAA CTGAACATGAACAACTGCGGTCAAATTCTTTACAACAAGGTTCGAAACTTGCATTCGGACCTTTCTAGCATTGTAACACCAGAAATATTAGAACAAGTATACAATGAAAATTTAGTACATCCGTTTCTGAAATGGTTTTGTGATAATGTGTATCACTTCAATATTGTTTCAAACGAAAATATTCAACt AAAAAGTAGACTACAAGAAACAAACGAATGGTTAGAAAGTACTGAGTTAGATAATGCATTAAAGGAACTTACTACAAGCTGTCCTGATTTATTAAAAACTACTTCTTTCGATACTGTAGATATAGACGGATTGTTTACAGAACTTGAAAtagttaataatttgtataaagaaGATGAAACTTATATTTATACCTTGCAAaatggaattgagaatttaaa aaatttagatttgAGATTAGATGAGGATCTGGAAAATGAAGAATCTCTTTTAGATAAAGAATGTATTGAACTACACAAGGCATATAAAGAATGTTCTGCAATTGtgcaaaaatttgatgaaaataatCACAAATTCTTTAAAGAAGTTGAATGTCTATTAAATGTATATACAGATGCTTCTGAAAAT AAAGGTGCATTGCTGTTATGGACTCAGATGCCATTAAAGctttttattaagaaaatagaattatataatcattatttaaatgtttacatAGAACAGCAATTTAAAGATGTacacgaagaaaaagaaacaactGATTCCAATTATGTTTCCTTAATTAATAATAGCAAAGAAAAATGCATAGATAATGAAAGATTGCTTGAACTGTTAGTTTGTAAAAAaag CTTAACTAAAGCaaaagtaaaagaaattttagCTAAAGTACAGAAAGATTCATATATAGCAATGTTAAATCacgtacaaaatatatataatttgggaaatttaaaagcaCCAAGTCATTATGAATTGAG aacagaaatttcaaaattaattaaaaagagaGATTTCTTAGAAGAAAATGTTTCTGTGTTACAAGAGCATCAATTGACAGAAATAGTACAACAGTTTACAGAGCAAGAAATAACTAAACTATTAAAACAAAATGCTGATACGAGGCTTGAAAAAACAAAACTACAATTAGAAaagcataaaaatttattatgtgtTGCACGAGAACATGGTCATGTTTACACAGATTTATTATGCATGTTAATGCAAATGCAATTTCACCGTTTGAAAAATGTCTCAGAATTTATAATTGATGCTTACCATTATCTAAAAACCGAATATAAATTGTCATCTACAAGAATT GAAAGTATGCAACAACAACAAAGTGACTATTCTAAAACTATGACATCATCTCCAGAGGAACATAAttcatttaatcaattttttgtttCGATGATATGTAATGGTGATATCACATGTCCACTAAATTTTGCATTACATAGATATAACAAAGTCatagataaaaataaagaaaaaaagcaattaattctaaaacattatttaaattctAAGATTTACAAATTGGAAGCAtt GGAAAATGAAGCAATTCTACAGTACATACATGAAGTTCAGAAGGGATGTACATATACGTTTAAACCAATTTCTTATGAAATTGAATCTTGTTACAGTGAAGCATCTGACAATTTAGAAAAGATACAAGccgatgtaataaaaataagaaatcaaATGAAAGAACGATTG AAAGCAGATGTAAGTTTTGTACGAGAAAGAAGTATTCTGTGGCAACGATTTTTAATTGATCCAGATAcattaaagaaaatatataaagaGACAGAAGTAACTGCTAATAAATCATGTTTtgcaaagatttaa